A section of the Oryza sativa Japonica Group chromosome 1, ASM3414082v1 genome encodes:
- the LOC4327093 gene encoding CBL-interacting protein kinase 5 translates to MEKKASILMNRYELGRMLGQGTFAKVYHARNLASNQSVAIKVIDKEKVLRVGMIDQIKREISIMRLVRHPNIVQLHEVMASKSKIYFAMEYVRGGELFSRVARGRLKEDAARKYFQQLIGAVDFCHSRGVYHRDLKPENLLVDENGNLKVSDFGLSAFKECQKQDGLLHTTCGTPAYVAPEIINKRGYDGAKADIWSCGVILFVLLAGYLPFHDSNLMEMYRKISKGDVKFPQWFTTDVRRLLSRLLDPNPNIRITVEKLVEHPWFKKGYKPAVMLSQPNESNNLKDVHTAFSADHKDNEGKAKEPASSLKPVSLNAFDIISLSKGFDLSGLFENDKEQKADSRFMTQKPASAIVSKLEQIAETESFKVKKQDGLVKLQGSKEGRKGQLAIDAEIFEVTPSFFVVEVKKSAGDTLEYEKFCNKGLRPSLRDICWDGQSEHPSLAQSSTLTQSSKSISRHAI, encoded by the coding sequence ATGGAGAAGAAGGCGTCCATCCTCATGAACCGGTATGAGCTCGGCCGCATGCTCGGGCAAGGCACCTTCGCCAAGGTGTACCATGCACGGAACCTTGCATCCAACCAGAGCGTCGCCATCAAGGTCATTGACAAGGAAAAGGTATTGCGTGTCGGCATGATTGACCAGATCAAGCGAGAGATCTCCATCATGCGCCTCGTTCGCCACCCCAACATCGTCCAGCTGCACGAGGTCATGGCCAGCAAGAGCAAGATATACTTTGCAATGGAGTATGTCCGGGGTGGTGAGCTCTTCAGCAGGGTAGCCAGGGGGCGACTCAAGGAGGATGCTGCGAGGAAGTACTTCCAGCAGTTGATAGGGGCTGTGGACTTCTGTCACAGCCGCGGTGTCTACCACCGAGACCTCAAGCCAGAGAACCTCCTCGTCGACGAGAATGGCAACCTCAAAGTGTCGGACTTTGGGCTGAGCGCCTTCAAGGAGTGTCAGAAGCAGGACGGGCTGCTCCACACGACGTGTGGCACACCTGCATATGTTGCACCAGAGATAATCAATAAGAGGGGCTATGATGGAGCAAAAGCAGACATATGGTCTTGCGGTGTCATACTCTTTGTTCTGCTTGCTGGCTACCTCCCATTCCATGACTCAAATCTAATGGAGATGTACCGGAAGATAAGCAAAGGTGATGTCAAGTTCCCACAGTGGTTCACTACTGATGTCCGAAGGCTTCTGTCCAGGCTGCTTGATCCAAATCCAAACATTAGGATCACCGTTGAGAAGCTAGTTGAGCATCCATGGTTCAAGAAGGGGTACAAACCAGCAGTGATGCTATCACAGCCAAATGAATCAAACAACCTCAAGGATGTCCATACTGCTTTCAGTGCTGATCACAAGGACAATGAAGGCAAGGCAAAAGAACCAGCAAGCTCTTTGAAGCCAGTGAGCTTGAATGCATTTGACATCATCTCCCTCTCCAAAGGATTTGATCTGTCAGGCCTGTTTGAGAACGACAAAGAGCAGAAGGCAGACTCACGGTTCATGACACAAAAACCAGCATCAGCAATAGTGTCAAAGCTAGAGCAGATTGCTGAGACAGAGAGCTTCAAGGTGAAGAAGCAGGATGGACTGGTGAAGCTCCAGGGATCCAAAGAAGGGAGGAAAGGGCAGCTCGCGATCGATGCAGAGATCTTTGAAGTGACACCATCCTTCTTTGTTGTTGAGGTGAAGAAGTCTGCAGGGGACACGTTGGAGTACGAAAAATTCTGCAACAAGGGCCTAAGACCTTCTCTCAGGGACATCTGCTGGGATGGTCAGTCAGAGCATCCATCACTGGCACAGTCATCAACTCTGACTCAGTCCTCTAAGTCAATCTCGAGACATGCCATTTAA
- the LOC9271100 gene encoding uncharacterized protein has product MAAPAGEASSKLLRFLCFVGAGVICTKAINTYRDYERKQEASAAAAEAAAALVAADPAPATAAKP; this is encoded by the exons ATGGCCGCCCCCGCCGGCGAGGCCTCCTCCAAGCTCCTCCGCTTCCTCTGCTTCGTCGGCGCCGGAG TGATCTGCACCAAGGCCATCAACACGTACCGCGACTACGAGCGCAAGCAGGaggcctccgccgcggccgccgaagcggcggcggcgttggtaGCGGCCGACCCCGCTCCGGCGACCGCCGCGAAGCCCTGA